GGCGGGTGAAGGCGCGGCCGCCGAGCGCGAACATCCGGGTGCCCTCGATGCCGCCGTTGCGCACCAGGGCGACATCGGTGGTGCCCCCTCCGATGTCGACGAAGATGCCCCCGAGCTCGTAGACCTCGTCGTTGGCGCACCCCCGCGCCATCGCGTAGGGCTCGGCGACGGTGGCGACCAGCTCGAGATCGAGCTCCTGGGCGATGGTCTGCAGGGCGCCGATGTGGGTGAGCGGCGCGAAGGTGTTGAAGATCGTGATGTCGAGCGCGCGCCCCTGGAAGTTGAGCGGATTGCTCACCGGGTAGCCGTCGACGCGGATGCTGGTGATGGCGCTGTGCACCAGCTTGACGTTGACCTCGGGGACGCCCATCTCCTGCGACATCTGGCGCACCGCCTCGCGCAGCGCGCGGCGCTGCACCATCTGCAGGCTCTGCGCCACCTCCGCCTGGGTGATGCGCGTCTGCGACTGCGCCCGGGGCACGCTGACCGAGGTGCTGAACCCCTTGATCTGCTCGCCGGCGATGCCGATCACCGCCTGGCCGGGCACCAGCTGGCACATGTCCTCGGCCTCGGTGAGGGCGCGGTCGACGTTGTCGATCACCGCCTGGATGTCGGAGACCGCGCCCGCCTGCATGTCGGTCAGCGACTGGCGCACCTTGCCGACCCCGATGACGATGCCGCGGTCCTCCTCACGCTTCACCACCAGCGCCTTCACCACCTCGGTGCCGATGTCGATGGCGGTGTAGTGGCTGTGGAACTCCTCGCGCCGGCGCAGCAGCGAGAACTTGCGCTTGCCCATCAGGCCCCCTTCCCCGCCGCCGCGATGGCCTCGCGCACCGCGGCCACGGCGTCGCCGCGGCGGGTGGGATCGCCGACACCGCCGCTGGCGAACTCGGGCTTGCCGCCGCCCCTGCCGCCGGTCGCCGCCGCCGCCGCCCGCACCAGATCGCCGGCGCGGAGGCCGCGGCCGAGGGGGGTGGCCCCCACCTTGACCGCGAGCGTGCTCTCCCCCACCACCACGGCGACGCCGTCGCCGCCGAGGCGGTCGGCGTGGAGGCCGTCGACCGCCGCCTTCACCTCGGCCGCCCCGGCGCCGCCGTCGAGGAGGAGGTGGAGCAGCCGGACCCCGGCCACGTCCTCCTCCACGGCGCTCCCCGCGCCGCCCCCGCTCAGCGCCCGGCGCTTCGCCTCCTCGAGCTCGCGCTGCAGCCGGCGAAGGTTGGCCTGGAGGGTGGCCACCCGGTCCGGGACCTCGTCCGGCGGCACCCTCAGCGCGGTCGCGGCCTCGCGGAGCACGGTGGCGTCCTGCTCCCAGCGGTGCTCGGCGGCCTCGCCGGCGACCATGTCGATGCGGCGCAGCCCCTGGCCGACGCTCGACTCGGAGAGGAGGATGGCGGCGCCCAGGTCGCCGCTGCGGGTGACGTGGGTGCCGCCGCAGAGCTCGCGCGACCAGCCGCCGAAGTCGACCACCCGGACCTCCTCGCCGTACTTCTCGCCGAAGAGCGCCACCGCGCCCTGGGCCCGGGCCTGGGCGACCGGCATCACCACCGCGGTGCGCTCGAGATTGCGGCGGATGGCGTCGTTGACGGTGCGCTCGACCTCCACCAGCTCGGCGGCGGTGAGCGCCCGGGGGAAGTTGAAGTCGAAGGTGGTGTGGTCGGGTCCCACCCAGGATCCGCGCTGCACCACCTCCTCGCCGAGCACCAGCCGCAGCGCCCGGTGGAGCAGGTGGGTGGCGCTGTGGTGGCGGGCGACCGCCGCCCGCCGGGGGGCGTCGACCCGGGCGCTGACCCGCCGGCCGGGGGTCAGCGAGCCCGCCTCGACGGTCACGGCATGCACCCGGGCGCCGCTCACCGGGACCGGCTGGGTGTCGGTCACCCGGGCCCGGCCTCCGTCCCACTCCAGAGTCCCGGTGTCGCCGACCTGGCCGCCGCCCTCGGCGTAGAAGGGGCTGGGGTCGAGGAGCACCGCCGCGCTCTCCCCCGCGGCCAGCTCGGGCCGCTCCTCGCGGTCGCCGATGCGCACCACCTCGGCCTCGGCCACCAGGGCGTCGTGGCCGACGAAGGCGGTGGCGGGCAGCGCCGCCCCGCCCTCGAAGCCGTGCTTGACGGCGCCCGCCCGGCTGCGCGCCCGCTGCTCCGCCATCGCCGCCTCGAAGGCGGGCAGGTCGACCTCGGCGCCGTTCTCGGCGGCCACCTCGGCGGTGATCTCGACGGGCAGGCCGAAGGTGTCGTGGAGGCGGAAGGCGTCCGCGCCGGAGATGTGCCCACCGCCCTCGGCGAGCAGCGCCTCGAGCCGCTCCACGCCCTGGACGAGGGTGCGGCCGAAGGCCTCCTCCTCGCCGCGCAGCACCCGCTCGATGTGCTCGCGCCGCTCGACCAGTTCGGGGTAGGCGGCGCCCATCACCTCGCGGAGGTCGCCCACCCCGGCGGCGAGGCCGCCCCGCAGCCCCAGGCGCCGCCCGTGGAGCCCCGCCCGGCGGATGATCCGGCGGAGCACGTAGCCGCGCCCCTCGTTCCCCGGGGTGACCCCGTCGGCGATCAGGAAGGCGCTGCTGCGCAGGTGGTCGGCGAGCACCCGCAGCGAGACGGTGCGAGCCGGCTCGGGCGGGGCCAGGGTGCTGCGTCCGGCGAAGCCGGCGATGAGCGGCGCGAAGAGGTCGGTCTCGAAGGTGCTCCGCACCCCCTGGATCACCGAGGTGATCCGCTCCAGGCCCATCCCGGTGTCGATGCAGGGCCGGGGCAGCCTCACCCGCACCCCCGGCTCGGGCTGGTCGAACTCGATGAAGACGAGGTTCCAGATCTCCAGCCAGCGGTCGCCCTCGCACTCCGGGCCGCAGTCGTCGCGCCCGCAGGAGCAGGGGCCGCCCCAGTCCCAGTAGAGCTCGCTGTCGAAGCCGCAGGGGCCGGTGGGCCCGGGCTGCCACCAGTTGTCCTCGAGGTGGGCGACGCGCTCGCGGGGGATGCCGGCGATGCGCACCCAGAGGTCCTCGGCGTCGCGGTCACCGGGGTGGACGCTGGGACGCAGCCGGGCGGGGTCGAGCCCGTAGCCCTGGGTGAGCAGCTCCCAGGCGAGGCTGATCGCCCCCTCCTTGAAGTAGTCGCCGAAGGAGAAGTTGCCGAGCATCTCGAAGAAGGTGTGGTGGCGCGGGGAGCGCCCCACCTCCTCGATGTCCGGGGTGCGGATGCACTTCTGGCAGGAGGTGGCACGCGGCGCGGGAGGGGTCCGCAGCCCGAGGAAGTAGGGCTTCAGCGGCACCATCCCGGCCACGGTGAAGAGCACCGAGGGATCATCGTGGGTGACGAGCGAGGCGCTCGGCAGCCGGCGATGCCCCCGGCTCTCGAAGAAGTGGAGAAAACGTTCCCGGATCTCTGGGCTGCGCACGGGCTCACTGGGTGAAGGGCCCGCGGAGACCGTCGCCGGCGGCGGCTGCGGGCAGGGGGATCATACCGGCGGAGGCTCGGGGAACTCCCGCCGCATCCGCTCCAGGGCCGCCCGCTGCAGCCGGGAGACGTGCATCTGGGAGATTCCCAGCCGCTTCGCCACCTCGGTCTGGGGGAGCTGCTCGAAGAAGCGCAGCAGCATGATCTGGCGCTCGCGCGGGGAGAGGTGGGCCATCGCCTGCTCCAGCACCGCCTTCATCTCCACCCGCTCGAGGTTCTCGTCCTCCTGCCCGAGGCGCTCGCCCAGCTCCGAGCCGTCCTCCTCGTCGCGGCCCGGACGGGAGGCGTCGAGGGAGATGGTGTGCTGCGCGGGCGAGACCTCGAGGGCGGCCAGAACCTCGTCGGGCTCGAGGCCGAGCCGCTCCGCGATCTCCGCCACCGACGGCTGCCGCCCCAGCTCCTGGGACAGCTGCTCCTGGGCCCGCATCGCCCGGGTGTAGTTCTCCTGGAGCCGGCGCGGCACCCGGATCGACCACGACCGGTCCCGGAAGTGGCGCCGGATCTCGCCCATGATGGTCGGGGTCGCGAAGGTGCTGAACTCGTTCTCGAGCGACGGGTCGAAGCGCTCGATCGCCTGGATCAGGCCGAGGAATCCGACCTGTTCGATGTCCTCGAGCGGCTCGCCGCGGTTGGCGAAGCGCCGCGCGATGAAGCGCACCAGGTCGGCGTTGAGATCGACGAGGCGCTCGCGGACGGCGGGTTCGTGGTGGGCGGCGTACTCGCGGAGCAGCCGCCGCATCTCGTCGCGCTCGGGGGTGTTCGCGGGCTTGGGCAGGGTGCGGACGCGCGCCGGGGCGGCCTCGGCGGCGGGCTGCTCCTCGCCGGTGGTGGTGGCGCTGTCGACCTGCTCCGCAGTCACGGAGGGCATGGTCTCAGAGAGCGACCTGTGGAGGCGGCGATGCCGCCTGTCCCCCGGCGCCCCGGCCTCGAGCGTGTAGTGAGTGTCGCGCAAAATCGAGGAGGGAATGACATGCGGAGCTCCACGCTCCTGTTGGCCGGTGTGTCCGCCGTCAGCATCGCCGCCGCAACCACCGCCGCCGCCGGTCCGCTTGGCCATCAGCGCCTCGCCGCAGCCCCGGGAGCGCTGTCGCAGCCGCTGAGCGCGAGCCTCACCACCGCCGCCACCCCCGACTTCGGACGGAGGAAGGGCAACCCCGGAGCCCCCACCCCCGCCGCCACCAAGGTCACGCTCACCGAGGCCAACAGCGGCCAGACGATCACCGTGAAGCCGGGCACCGAGATCGACGTCACCCTCAAGCCCGACTCCAACCAGCGCTGGAGCCAGCCCCGCAGCGACCATCCGCAGACGGTCAGCGGCGGCCGCGGCGGCCGCGGCTCCGGCTGGGGCGGCCGTGGCGGCCATCAGGCCGGCCCCGATCTCGGCCCCGGAGGCAGGGGCGACGGCAGCACCCACGCCGTCTTCATGGCGCACCGCGCCGGCGACGCCACCCTGAGCTCCGCCGAGCGCAGCGGCGGCCTCCTTCTCCTCAGGCCTCCCACGACCGGCAAGAGCTGGAGCGTGAAGGTCACCGTGTCCGGCCCTGCCCCCGCAGCGCCGAAGCACGCCGCGCCGGCGGCGGTCGAGCCCGCCACTCCGGCGGCTCCGTCGGCGACGGCGATGGACGTCTCCCGCCTGGTCACCCCCGTGGCCCCGGCGGTGCAGCGTCTCCTGGTGACCCTGCCCAGCCTCTGAGCCGGCTGCGGGCGGCCGTCCGATCGGGCGGCCGCCCATCCGGCGCGTTGAGCGGACGTGGAGCGGCCGTTGAGAGCGCGCGAAGCGGTGGATGGCACGCTCTGACCCATCGCGGGCCCAGATGAGCAGGGTGAGCAGATGGCGACGATGACCACCACCGACCGCATTCGCATCGCAGTCCACGCTGACGACGCCATCTCCCGGGCGGGGCTGCTCGCCCAGCTTCGACACCGCCCCGAGCTGCTGCTCACCGACGACGGATGCGACGCGGCGGTGGTGGTGGTGCTCGCCGACGAGGTCGACGCGGCGACGCTCCGGACCATCAGGGCGTGCCGCCGGACCACCGCCGCGCAGGTGGTGCTCATCGCCAGCCGCCTCGACGACGACGCCCTGCTCGCCGCCGTGGAGGCGGGGGCGGTGAGCCTGCTGCTCCGCGCCGCCGCCAGCGTCGGCGCCGTGATCGAGGCGGTGCGGGTCGCCGAGCAGGGCTCGGGCAGCATGCCCCCCGAGCTGCTCGGACGGCTGCTCGACCGGGTGGGCCGGCTGCAGCGCGACGTGCTCGAGCCGCGCGGGCTCAGGGTCTCCGGCCTCACCGAGCGGGAGACCAAGGTGCTCCGGTTGATCGCCGAGGGCTACGACACCGTCGAGGTGGGACGGCGCCTCTTCTACTCCGATCGCACGGTGAAGAACATCGTCCACGACATCACCACCCGGCTCCACCTCCGCAACCGGGTCCACGCCGTCGCCTACGCGCTGCGCCAGGGACTCATCTGAGCGTCTGGGCACACCGA
This genomic window from Candidatus Dormiibacterota bacterium contains:
- a CDS encoding glutamate mutase L, which produces MGKRKFSLLRRREEFHSHYTAIDIGTEVVKALVVKREEDRGIVIGVGKVRQSLTDMQAGAVSDIQAVIDNVDRALTEAEDMCQLVPGQAVIGIAGEQIKGFSTSVSVPRAQSQTRITQAEVAQSLQMVQRRALREAVRQMSQEMGVPEVNVKLVHSAITSIRVDGYPVSNPLNFQGRALDITIFNTFAPLTHIGALQTIAQELDLELVATVAEPYAMARGCANDEVYELGGIFVDIGGGTTDVALVRNGGIEGTRMFALGGRAFTRRVAGELGMSLEQAEQFKLAHGAGTLAADQRKLAHDAVNPNAEVLAQGVALALEEMAHGEALPPAIYLAGGGAALPEVADQLRALNWTEHLPFPKPPTIEVLRPEAVSGVYDSTGLLTGTQDITPMGLAYHAIQLDDEEDQPLGGVMRRIMRAMKV
- the alaS gene encoding alanine--tRNA ligase — protein: MRSPEIRERFLHFFESRGHRRLPSASLVTHDDPSVLFTVAGMVPLKPYFLGLRTPPAPRATSCQKCIRTPDIEEVGRSPRHHTFFEMLGNFSFGDYFKEGAISLAWELLTQGYGLDPARLRPSVHPGDRDAEDLWVRIAGIPRERVAHLEDNWWQPGPTGPCGFDSELYWDWGGPCSCGRDDCGPECEGDRWLEIWNLVFIEFDQPEPGVRVRLPRPCIDTGMGLERITSVIQGVRSTFETDLFAPLIAGFAGRSTLAPPEPARTVSLRVLADHLRSSAFLIADGVTPGNEGRGYVLRRIIRRAGLHGRRLGLRGGLAAGVGDLREVMGAAYPELVERREHIERVLRGEEEAFGRTLVQGVERLEALLAEGGGHISGADAFRLHDTFGLPVEITAEVAAENGAEVDLPAFEAAMAEQRARSRAGAVKHGFEGGAALPATAFVGHDALVAEAEVVRIGDREERPELAAGESAAVLLDPSPFYAEGGGQVGDTGTLEWDGGRARVTDTQPVPVSGARVHAVTVEAGSLTPGRRVSARVDAPRRAAVARHHSATHLLHRALRLVLGEEVVQRGSWVGPDHTTFDFNFPRALTAAELVEVERTVNDAIRRNLERTAVVMPVAQARAQGAVALFGEKYGEEVRVVDFGGWSRELCGGTHVTRSGDLGAAILLSESSVGQGLRRIDMVAGEAAEHRWEQDATVLREAATALRVPPDEVPDRVATLQANLRRLQRELEEAKRRALSGGGAGSAVEEDVAGVRLLHLLLDGGAGAAEVKAAVDGLHADRLGGDGVAVVVGESTLAVKVGATPLGRGLRAGDLVRAAAAATGGRGGGKPEFASGGVGDPTRRGDAVAAVREAIAAAGKGA
- a CDS encoding SigB/SigF/SigG family RNA polymerase sigma factor; the protein is MTAEQVDSATTTGEEQPAAEAAPARVRTLPKPANTPERDEMRRLLREYAAHHEPAVRERLVDLNADLVRFIARRFANRGEPLEDIEQVGFLGLIQAIERFDPSLENEFSTFATPTIMGEIRRHFRDRSWSIRVPRRLQENYTRAMRAQEQLSQELGRQPSVAEIAERLGLEPDEVLAALEVSPAQHTISLDASRPGRDEEDGSELGERLGQEDENLERVEMKAVLEQAMAHLSPRERQIMLLRFFEQLPQTEVAKRLGISQMHVSRLQRAALERMRREFPEPPPV
- a CDS encoding response regulator transcription factor, whose translation is MATMTTTDRIRIAVHADDAISRAGLLAQLRHRPELLLTDDGCDAAVVVVLADEVDAATLRTIRACRRTTAAQVVLIASRLDDDALLAAVEAGAVSLLLRAAASVGAVIEAVRVAEQGSGSMPPELLGRLLDRVGRLQRDVLEPRGLRVSGLTERETKVLRLIAEGYDTVEVGRRLFYSDRTVKNIVHDITTRLHLRNRVHAVAYALRQGLI